In Nitrospirota bacterium, the DNA window AATGTAAATCTATTCCGCAATATAATTTCATCGGATCCCTCCTTGGTTAAGTCATATTTGAAGAGGCTATTATAGCCCCTTTTGAATAACCTCCGAGGGATCTCTATTCTCCTCTCCGCTCTAATGCTATCAGGTCTATTTAGTTGACATCCTCAAGAAATCATTCAGGTTCAAGAAAGACGGAATCATCAGATTGTTGAAGAGGTCGAGAAACATGGTCAAATGCAGAGAGACATCGCCGACTAATTGAGTTTACACTTTATCTCGATAAGCCGGTTGATGAACCAGAAATAAATCTATGACAAGACAATAGGCCTGACTCGATTTTAGTTAAGAAAATTGATAGTAACAAACCTGCGAAGACAAAATTCAAATATCCAATGAGAACTCCGTTAAATTAAGATTCAAGGGATCGAGAACGATAAGTTCTGAAAAGGGCCATCAATCTTTGGGTGGTTTTACCCGGTTTCCCTTTTCCAATGACTTTTCCATTTAATTTTGTCGCAGGCATAATCTCATACCCGGTACTGGTGACAAAGCATTCTTCCGCATTTTTAAGTTCATCCGGTCTGATCAGCCTTTCAATGACCGGCATTCCGCTTTGTTTCGCGATCTCGATGACGCAGTTTCGAGTGATCCCTTCGAGGATTCCGGATTTTAAGGAAGGCGTATACAGTTTGCCTTGTCGAACAAAGAAAAGATTGCTGATCGTCCCTTCGGATAAATATCCTCGATAATTTAACAGGATGCCTTCATCCGCGCCTGAGAGCGTGGCTTCTCTTTTTGCCAGGATGTTATTAAGGAAATTCGCGGATTTAATTTCGTTCGGGATAGCTGCCGGATGATTTCGAATTGTTTTGACGAGGGCGAGAGAGATCCCTTTCCTGTAAAGAGAATCGGCAGATGGAATGACCGGAAAAGCGGTGACAATCAAGGTAGGGGGGATAGATCGAACACGGTCCTTGCCTAAAGGAGTCACTCCGCGAGAACAAGTAATTCTGACGATGCCGTTTTTTAAGCTATTTTTTATCAATATGCTTCTGGCGATCGATCCAAATTTGTGAGCCGTCATTGGAAAGGACAGGGCAATCCGTTTCGCAGAACAAAAGAGTCTCTGAAGGTGCAATTCTAATTTGAAAATCTTTCCGTCATAGGCCCGAAGCGTTTCAAAAACGCCATCTCCATAGAGAAATCCCCGATCAAGGGGAGAAATACGGGCCGATTTCAATCGGATCCATCGCCCATTGAAAAAAATAATCGGGTTATCTCTCATCGATTCCCAAGAAGCGTCCGAATAAGTGCTTCGGCTTTGTGAAGGGTCTCCTCGTATTCCTTTCGAGGAATCGAGTCAGAGACGATGCCGGCGCCTGTTTGAATAAAACCCCGATCCTGATTCAAAAATAAGCTCCGGATCAGAATATTCAGGTCAAGTTCTCCTGAAAAACTGATGTATCCAAGAGAACCGGTATAAGGTCCCCGTTTGACCGGTTCCAGTTCGTCAATAATTTCCATCGCCCTGATTTTCGGAACTCCCGAAATCGTCCCTCCCGGAAAGAGCGCTTTCAATATATCTTGCCAGTCCACTCCTGGCTTGATGTTCCCAATAATATTGGAAACGATATGAATGACATGAGAATAGCTTTCGATTCTCATGAATTCGTCCACTTTGACTGACCCAAAGCGGGTCACCTTCCCGAGATCGTTCCGCTCAAGATCAATCATCATCAAATGTTCGGCGCGTTCTTTTGTGCTTGCAATCAGATCGGATCGCATCTGAATCTGTTCAGTCTCACTTGTACCGCGGGGACGGGTTCCTGCAATCGGCCGTGTTGAAAGTATGCCATGGGAGAGACTGACGAGTCTTTCAGGAGAGGACGAGACAATTTGAAAAGACCCGCCATCCAGGAAAGAGGAAAACGGGGACGGATTAATCTTTTGCAGGCGTTCGTAAAGGACGAGAGGATGAACCCCAGGTCGATCAAATGAAAAGCGGAGTGAAAGGTTCGCCTGAAAAATATCGCCGCATCGAATATATTCCTGGCATTGAAGAACGATGTTTTCAAATTCATTCCGGGATAACGAGGATTCGAAGACGAGGTTCCGATCCCGGGAGGCCGATGACGAAGGGGAAGGAGCCGGAAAAGGTCCGTTCAAAATGTCCAGGTATGCGGCAATTTTTATCTCGCCCCGGGATTTCAGCGTTTCCCAATCGATTCCGTTGAGGTCTTCCGGCGAGGGGTGATAAATAATCTCCGCTCGCCGTTCCAAATGATCGAATGCGATCACCGTGTCGATAAAAAAAAGGTAGATTTCCGGAAAGGTCTCGGTTTTCTTTTTGCGACCGGGAAGTTTTTCAAAATAACGGACGACATCGTAGCCGAAAAAACCGGCAGCTCCGCCAAAAAATGGAGGCAGATCGGGTGCCCTATCCAATTGAAATCCCGCGAGGAGTTCTTGAAGAGTATGAAAGGGATCAGAACCGGTCCCTTCGGGCGGCTTGCCTTTCCGAGTGATCACTCCCTGAGTTCCGTCAAAGAGAAATGTCATGTAAGGGTCCGTCCCAATAAAAGAGTATCTTCCCGTTGCGCCACTCTCTCTGCTGCTTTCGAGCAGGAAAGCGGGAGGAGATTGATAGATTTTCTTGAATGTGATGAGGGGAGACTCGTAAGGAATGGATCTGACTAGAGGTTGAAAAACAGTTCCCATCGGTAAACTTAGTTAACCAGAGACATTTCCTGAATGACTTTTTGTACGGCTTCTTCCGGATTTGCGGCCGCTAAAATCGGTCTCCCCATGACGAGAAACGTGGCGCCATGTTCAAGCGCCTCGGCAGGGGTTTCCACTCTTTTCTGGTCATCGTGTTGTGACCACGCGGGCCGGATTCCGGGAACGACATAAATAAGTTCGCGACCCAGTTCTTTCCTTAAGACCGGCAGTTCCATCCCCGAAGAAATAATACCATCGAGTTTGGCTTCTCTGGCAAGTCGTCCAAGACGAATGGAGTGGGAGATCAAAGGACCCGGCAAGCCCACCTCCCTTTCAACCATGGTTTTGCTGTGACTGGTCAATAGCGTCACCGCCAGGATCTTGGGTCGAGTCAATTGATGTTGTATTGCAAAATTTGCGGAAGCATCGATGCAGGATTTCATCATGTCGATTCCGCCTAATGCGTGGACGTTAAACATCCCCACCTGCAGCCGGGTAGCTTCTATGCCTGCTTTGGCGACCGTCGTCGGAATGTCATAAAATTTTAAATCAAGGAATACGCGACATCCCAGCTGATTGATCTTTTCCACGATTCGGCGTCCATCGGCCAGGAAAAGCTGGTTTCCGACTTTGAACCATTGAACGAAGGGCTTTAACCGAATGACCCATTCCGTGGCTTCTTCGGCAGTTTCGACATCGAGGGCAATGATCAGGTTTTCATTCACGAGGGTCATTTCTGGAATCGCTCCCATAAGTCAATAAAATCGACGTAATCATACTATGTTTGAAAGTAAAGTCAACCCGTGTCAGGGACTTCTTAACTTTCTTTTGCGGCTATGATAGAATCCGGTCATGGACTTTTCCATTATGAGCCAGTTCAAGTCCCATCTCTCCCTTCCTCTCCATATTCATCATGTCGCCTATTTAATGAAAGATCCCCCTCATGACGCTCCTCTCGCGAAAGCGGAGTTTCGGCAGCTCATTTCCTGGTTTCAGATCGAACCGGAGCACTGCTTTGAAGAAAAGAAGATGGGACTTGGCATTAAAAAATATCCCAATGGGGATCAGCTCCTCATTTTATGGAGGCTCCATACGGAATATTACAGTTATCAAACATGGCATCTCCCATCCAATCCTTCCCGAGTCCTCACTTTTGGCCCGATTGATCTGCCGGGATATCTTTTCCAATCCTGTCCACTGGGTACCCGAATCTCCTGGATGGATATTCTGGTTCAATCAGGGAATGATCCGGTTTCAAAACAGGAACTGCAAGAGGTGTTCAGAGGTCCTGAGATATTTGGAAGCCGCGTGATCGAGGCCATTTCACTTTATACCGATTTTGCTCCTGATGAGCATGAAAAGGTTCGGTTCCTCGTCCGTTCTGCCGATGTCCGGTCACTTAAAGAAAAGGCGCCGTTTATCCTGGAATCTCTCTCATTTCTCGAAAATTACAGGCACTTGATTCTTTTTCCGCTTGATGAATTTAACCAGCATATGGATCGCTTTTATCAACTCGAAAAAGACCAGGTGGTAAAAAGGGAAGAAATTTCCCGGGGTTTGGAAACCTCGAGTCCGAAGCAATTTAAGGAGTGGCTGATCCTGCTCACCCGGACGCTCTCGGAAGTCAACCGGATAGGAGACAATGTCCGATATCATCTCGCATCTGCTGTCCCTTATGACAGCATTCTCAATGCGACACTGGAAGAGCTGAAAGAGACCGGGGAGATCGGTTTTCAGCCGTTGGGCTATTTTATCAAACGAAAAGTCCGGGGAATCGCAGACGGTTATCTCCGACTCATCGAAAGAATCGATGCGCTGAACAAGGCGTTGGAAGGGACCGTTGCCGTACTGAGAACGCGGGTCGATTTGGCGATGGAAGAGCAGAATCTCTCCCTGCTCAAGAGCGTCGACGAAACAACCAAGAATCAGGTCCATCTTCAGCAGACGGTGGAAGGACTCTCTGTCATCGTGCTCACCTATTATATTACCGGGATCGCCAATTATTTTTTCAAAGGAGTCAGCGAGTGGGGGTTGATTCAATCTCCCGGTCTGGCCACAGCCGTTTGTCTTCCCATTTCATTTTTGATTGCTTTCGGACTCGTTTACCGGGTCAAGAGAGCTTTAACCCGCCGCGATCATCAAAACAACGAATAGGAGAAGTGTCGGAATGGACAAGGTGATGAGAGGAATGTTGACTGTGGGAGAGCTCGCCAAAATGGTGAAGAAAGGGGAGATTGAAACCGTCATTCTTTCCTTTACCGACCACTACGGCAGGCTGATGGGGAAACGTCTTGATGCGGAATTCTTTCTGGAAGTTGGAGTGAAGCAGGGTACTCACGCTTGCGATTATCTTTTGACTGTGGATATGGAAAACGAACCGGTTCGTGGCTATCGCTTTGCGAATTGGGAAAAAGGTTACGGAGATTTTCACATGGTCCCGGACCTTGCCACCTTAAGAATGGCAAGCTGGCTGGACAAGAGTGCGATCGTCATCTGCGATCTGGAAGATGAAAAGAGGGGGGGTGCTGTTCAACAGGCCCCCCGTACAATATTGAAGAAACAGGTTCAAAGGGCTTCAAAGCTGGGCTATACTGTCATGGCCGCATCGGAGTTGGAATATTACCTGTTCCGGACTTCCTATAAAGAGGCCTGGGAAAAACAGTATCAAAATCTTGAGTCCGTGGGATGGTATCTGGAAGACTATCATATTCTGCAAGGGACCCGCGAAGAGGAATTCCATAGCGCGGTACGCAAACATCTGAAGCAGTCCGGAATTCCGGTCGAAAACTCGAAAGGGGAATGGGGGCTGGGACAGCACGAGTTAAACGTCCGTTATGACAAGATCCTGGAAATGGCAGACCGTCATGTGATTTATAAAGAGTGCTTGAAAGAAGTTGCGGAGAAAATGGGAATCAGCGTGACATTCATGGCAAAATTTTCGTCCGTGCAGGCCGGATCAAGTTCCCATATTCATTTAAGCCTTCGAAAAAACGGTAAGAATGTATTTCCAGGAAAAAAACGATTGGGCCCTCTTCAATGTTCCGATGTTTTTCGCTGGTTTCTCGGGGGATGGATCGCCCACGTCCCTGATTTTATGGTTTTTTATGCGCCGACCATTAATTCCTATAAGCGGTATCAGAGCGGCTCATGGGCTCCAACCCGGCTGGCCTGGAGCTACGACAACAGGACAGGTGGCTTCCGTGTTGTGGGCAAAGACGAGAGTCTCAGAATCGAGTGCCGGATTCCGGGAGCCGACTGCAATCCCTACCTTGCCTTTGCGGCGGCCCTTGCTTCAGGTCTAGATGGAATCGAAAAAAAAATGGAGCCGCCTCCGGTTTTTGAGGGGGATATCTATTCTGCCGAAGATCTACCCCGGGTTCCTTCCACGCTTCGCGAAGCGACAGAGATTTTCGGTCAAAGTGACGTGGTTAAACAAACGTTTGGGGACGAGGTGGCAGAACATTATCTCCATTTTTACCGTTCGGAACAGGAAGCGTTTGACAGGGCGGTGACGGATTGGGAAAGAATCAGATATTTCGAACGAATTTAAGGGCATGGAGTGATTGAATCAGCCAAATCCATGAACGGGATCTCCGGAACGCCGTTCCTGGAATTGGCAGACGATATGATTTTACAGGTCGTAATTTGAAATAGATCATCGGGAGGTTGAATTCAATATGAGATTGAAAGATAAAGTAGCTCTCATCACAGGAGGTGGAAGCGGGATCGGACGGGAGACAGCGCTTCTTTTTTCTGCCGAAGGGGCATCGGTTGTGGTGGTGGATAAAGATGCGCCCGGAGGAAATCAAACGGTGGCGTTGATTAAGTCTTCAGGAGGGAAAGCGATATTTGTTCAGGCGGATGTGTCCAAAAAGGCGGAGGCCGAAGAAATGGTTGCGAAGGCCGAAAAGGCGTATCAACATCTGAATATCCTGTTTAATAACGCGGGAATCATGCATGGAAACGACGACGACGCGATCAAGACCGAGGAAGAGGTTTGGGACCTGACGATGAACATTAATCTAAAAGGGGTGTTTCTCGGATGCAAATTTGGAATTCCGGCCCTTCGAAGATCCGGGGGCGGATCGATTATCAATACCGCTTCATTTGTGGCTCATTTGGGAGCGGCGACACCTCAGGTGGCCTATACGGCAAGCAAGGGAGGAGTCCTCTCTTTTACGCGAGAACTCGCGGTGATCCACGCACGAGAAAATATCCGGGTGAACGCGCTCTGTCCCGGTCCGCTGAGGACAGAGCTCTTGATGAAATTCCTCGATACGGAAGAGAAGAAGCAGAGACGCCTGGTCCACATTCCGATGGGCCGATTTGGGGAAGCAAGGGAAATTGCAAAAGCAGCCCTTTTTCTGGCATCGGACGAGTCGTCCTATATGACGGGAACGTCGTTCATGGTGGATGGCGGGATCACGGCCGCCTATGTCACACCTCAGTGAATTTGAACCAGGTATAAGGCCAATTTGGAGAGTCGAATGAAATCATCCGTACTAAAAGTCATTAACCCTTTCGATCAGAAAATCGTCTGCGAACTTCCCTGGGAAGAGGAGACGACACTCAATAAAAAAATAGGAGAAGCCCACCAGGCCTGGGGTCAATGGCGGCACCTCTCTCTGGATGAGCGGACAAAGCAGGTCAAAATCGGGCTGGAACGATTTCGTTCCCGGTCAGAGGCCATTGCCAGGGAGATTACCCTTCAGATGGGGAAACCGATCGCACAGTCCAAAAGAGAAATGGAAACGTTTTTTGACCGGGCGGACTATATGATTTCTATCGCAGGGAAGTCGCTCTCACCGATTGTCCTTCCCGAAAAGAAAGGATTCCATCGCCGCATCGAACATCTTCCTCTGGGGGTCGTTTTTAATATCGCCGCCTGGAATTATCCATTGTTAATACCTGTCAATGTAATCGTTCCGGCGCTTCTCGCGGGTAATACCGTTGTCCTGAAACATAGCGCGAGGACGCCGCTATGCGGGAAAGCCTTCGAAACGGCGTTCGGAGAACTTGAAATACCCGGTCTGGTGACGAATCTGGTGTTGACACACCAGCAGACCCTGAGTGTTATCGAAGATTCGAGGATACATTACGTCGCTTTTACCGGATCGGTGCCGGGTGGAAGTCAAATTTACCGGCATTCGGCCAAACGATTTATCGACGTTGGTTTGGAACTGGGAGGGAAAGACCCGGCCTATGTCGCTGAAGACACCGATCTCGACTTTGCAGTTGAAAATATCATCGATGGTGCCTGTTATAACGCGGGACAATCTTGTTGCGCAGTCGAGCGGGTATATGTCCATCATACACTTTACGAACCTTTTCTCATTAAGGCAAAAAAAGTCCTGGAGGCTTATCAGCTGGGTAACCCGTTGGAACCGGGAACGACGATGGGCCCACTGGTCAGCCGATCCGCGCTTGAACTGCTGGAAAATCAGGTCAGGGACGGAATCACCCGGGGAGGAAGATTAATTATGGGAGGGAAGCGCCTTCCGGATTCGGAGGGAAATTTCTTTTTACCCACTCTGATTGCAGATCTGCCTAATCGTGCTGAATTGATGCAGGAAGAGAGTTTTGGTCCTATTGTCCCGGTCATGTCCGTTGCGGATGACGAGGAAGCATTGAAGTGCATGTCGGACTCAAGATACGGATTGACGGCGTCTGTCTGGACCAGGGACCGTGAAAGGGCGGAATATTTTGCCCAAAATCTGGAAACAGGCACCCTATACCAGAACCGCTGCGATTACCTCGACCCGGCTCTCCCCTGGACCGGAATGAAAGACAGCGGAATTGCCGCTACCCTCTCCGAATTTGGTTTCTATCACCTCACGAAACGAAAAAGCATTCACTTTAGGGAAAGGTAGGGATACCCGGGGCTAAAAAGGGAAACTCTGGTATAATTATGGGATGGAAACAACGCAAGAACCGATTGAAACTAAAAGAAAATATCCGAGAGTCCGTCAGGAACTCCCGTTCTCTTTTCGCGTCGTCCATCCTGAATCAGAGGAAAATTGGGTATCTACAAAAACAAATATCCTGGGTGGAGGAGGTATATCGGTCATTTCGCCTGTTTTGCTTCCGGTTGGGGCCCTTCTTCACGCGAAAATAAACCATTATGCGCGGGTGATCGAATTCACTGCCGAAATTGTCTGGGCGGAGGAAGTGCTTATAGGCGAATCGATCCAGTCAAGATGCGGCCTTCGTTTTACCCAGATTTCTCAGGATAGTCTCCTGTCTATTCACGATATCATCAATAATTCCCAAAGCAGACCATTCCAGCAAATTCATCAAAATCAGATAGACCAGTAGCCAATTCAGGATTTTATCGATCTGGATTCCAGAAAAAGAAGTTTTTTCTTCTGATCTTCGCCCCATCGGTACTTTCCAGGATCGCCCGATTTTCGAATCACGCGATGACAGGGAATGAGATAGGAAATCCGGTTTTGTCCGATCGCGTTGCCCACTGCGCGCGCGGCACGAGGGAATCCGACTCTCTTTGCGATCTCCTGATAGGAGGTTTGAGATCCATAAGGGATCCGAAGGAGCTCCTTCCAGACTTTGATCTGAAATGGGGTGCCCATCACTGTTAATTCGATGGGGGAGGGGTCGATATTCTTGCGGGAAGGGAAAATCCTGTTTTTAAATAGCCGCGTTTTTTCAGGTGATTCCAAAAACAGGGATCCGTCCAGGTCCTGCTTCATTTCCTCGATCGCATAATTTTCATCGCCTTTTCTTATGAAACTAAAAAAAGAAATCTTCCCATCAGAGAGAGCGATCAAACACTGGCCTAACGGGGTAGGGTGTATTCCATATTCAATGTTTAACGTTGTTTTTTTTCTCACGAATTCGACTCTACTCATGAAATGTGCCTTGATCATAGCCGCCCCTCCCCAAAAAGATCACTTGAATATTGGATCGCTCAATCGATTTTAAAATGAAAACAAGGGTTAATCAATCCCTTATTTATTCTTTTATCGCATCGAATGACAGAGAACGATCGAATATCCTTGAATTGAAAAATGACTCGTTATTTGATACGCTAGCGGCGGTAACTGGAGCCGCATCAATGTTCAAAAGTATTGCTTCACCTGTTGTTTTAGGGTTAGGTATCTGCTTTTTGTTTTCCCAGATCGGATTGGGCGACGAGAGTGACCTTTCACTTCTCTTGCAAAGGATTGATCAGGCTTATTTTGAAAGAAATCTGGGTAACCAGTTAGTCGATGGCGAGCAGATGTGCGAGGAAGCGCTTGCCAAAGTGACAGCTAAAGACGATATCTACTGGAGAATGGCCCGTTTTAAGGCGTGGGAAGGAGCCATTGCGAAAGAAGCGCCCGATAAACTGAAACTTTTTAATAATGCAAAAGGGTGGGCCGAAAAGGGGATTGAAGCCAATTCTGGAAATGCCGAAACCCATTTCTGGTTAGGAGTTGCTTATGGCAGAATCGGGGAAACTCAGGGAATCTTTAAATCATTTTCTCTGATCGAACCGATTCGTCATGAAATGGATGAAGTCTTGAAACTCAATCCAAATCATGCCGGAGCGCATCATCTTCTCGGCGTGATGTACAGAAAACTCCCCTGGTTTAAGGGAGGTTCCAACAAGAAATCGGTCGAGGAGCTTCAAAAATCGATTGATCTGAATAGCGCGAATACGCTTTATCATCTCGATCTGGCCAAGACTTACCTTGCCATGGACAAAACGAAAGAAGCACGGATAGAGCTTGAGAAAGTTAAGACCATTATGCCTCCGTTTGATCCGGTTGAGGCTGAGATAGACCGAAGGGCTGCTGAACAGCTCTTGGTAAACAGATGAAAGGAGAATGAAAATGACGAAACGGGATGGAGTCGCAATTTATCCTAACGGGGTGACGCTTGCGAAATGGCCGAGAAAAGAAGAACCGACTGCGGAGAATGTGGCACAGGAAATGAAAAAATACGGATACACGGTTTACGACCAGCAGACGGTGGCCCCCTGGTTTGAACGAAGCCGGCATGGACATGATGAGGCGGAGATTCGAGGAGCCATTTCGGGGGTCATTACCTTTCACTTTGATGAGTTTCCCGTTACCCTCGAAGCGGGAGATATTTTAATGATTCCGGGCGGGATTCCTCATGAGGTCATCAGCCACAACGGGAGCCCTTTCTCGGCATACAAAGGATCCAAAAGTGGTGAACGGAAGGTCACAGAGTATGCAAATGGAGTAGGAAGTGTCGAAGATCTCGCAGCTCGTCGCGCCTCTGCAAAAATGAAATGAATCTTATTGCGATTGATCTCGATGGAACGCTTGAAGACAGCCGTCGGGATATGATTTCTTCCGTACATCGGGTGCGGGCCGGTTTTTCACTTTCCAGACGGTCAGATGACCGGATTGCTCCCTGGGTCAATCAGGGAATGGAACGACTTTACCTGAACTGTTTCGACGACTATCTCGAAAAGGGAATTTATCCCGAACGAATGAATATCGTTCGGAACGCGTATGAACTTGATTATCTCGGCCAAGTTGCAACTGAAACCCGCCTGTATCCAGGCATCTCCGAAGCACTTTCAGGACTGTCGCTTGTCGGCCGTCTGGTTGTCGTCACAAACAAACCTGAAAAGATCTCGAAGCGATTACTGAAGGAGTTGAAAATAGACCATTGGATCTCCGGTCTTGTTGGAGGGGATACGATTGGAAAAATAAAACCTGATCCAGCTCTTTTACAAGAGGCGGCCCGCCTGGCGGGTTATTCATCCGACTCAGGCATTTCCTTTATGATTGGAGATACGTCCGGGGATATTCAGATGGGGCGTGCCTTTGGCGCCGTCACGATCTGGTGCGCCTGGGGTTATTCAAAAAATCCGGGAGTCGCACCTCACGAAACTGCCACAGATCCGGAACAGCTCAAAGAGCTTGTGCAAAAGCGAACGCCAAAGCAAATTGAAGCCATTATTTAGAATCGTTTCCAGTTGGAATAAATTTTAATGCCGCCGAGTTAATGCAGTACCTCAATCCTGTCGGTTCCGGTCCGTCCTTGAAAACGTGTCCCTGATGTCCGCCGCATCTTCGGCAGTGGACTTCCGATCGGGGATAAATTAATTTCCAGTCCGTTCTTGTCTCAATGGCTGATTCTTCCAGAGGTTGCCAGAAACTGGGCCAGCCGGTTCCGCTATCAAATTTGGTCTCGGATGAGAAAAGAGGCAGGTCGCATCCGGCGCAGTGATAGTTTCCCTTTGCCTTGTTTTCATGAAAGCTGTTTTTAAAGGGAGGTTCCGTTCCCTCCTTCCTTAAGACCCGATACTGTTCCGGCGTGAGCATGGCTTTCCACTCTTCATCTGATTTCTGATAGTCACTCATTTTCCTGATCTCCCGAACCGAATTAGAAGGTGACTGTTTTTATGAAATACTCTCTGGAAGTTTACCTAACTTCAAGTGCCAAGAGCAAGAGCCGAGCTCAAAGGCACCATCGCGAAGATTGAATGGTCAACTCAGGGAATCGAGGCGATCGCAGGTGGATAAGCCTATAAAGTCTGTGAGTAGAGGGCATTTCCGGATGGATGAGGTTCTAGATAGGCATCGAACGGCATGGCGATATTGCGAAGAAAAAGATTTCCGGTTTCTGTCACCCTAATGTTTTCAGCAGAGACCTCAACCAAACCGTCTTCCTCCATCTTGCTTAATTCGGCGAGGGCATCGGCAAAGTAATCGTTGAAATCAATTTTCCATTTTTGCGAAAGCATCGGGAGGTCTATCTCCGAGCCGCACATAATCCGCATGATGACCTCGCGTCGGATCTTATCATCCAGGGAGATGTTCATTCCGCGTTCGGTCGCCAGTCTGCCCTGCTGGATTCTTTTGCTGTACTCGTCAATCTCTTTGACATTTTGCGCGTAAATCTCCTCCGTCTGGCTGATACCGGAAACCCCGAAACCATATAGGTCGCTCTCTCCATGTGTCGAGTAACCTTGAAAATTCCTCCAGAGCGTTTGGTTCTCCCTGGCCTTCACCAGATCGTCGTTGGGTTTCGAATAGTGATCCATTCCAATATTGACATAACCGGCTGAATTCAGCTTTTCAATGACCAGAAGGCGCAGCGCCAGACGAGTCTGAAAATCAGGGAGGTCTTTCACACGTATCAGCTTTTGGTGTTTCAGCAGGTTCGGAAGGTGGGCGTAACTGAAAATGGCCAGACGGTCGGGCGACCAGGAGATAATTTTATCCAGGGTCCGGGAAAAGGTTTCTACACGCTGGTGCGGCAATCCGAGCATCAAATCGAAATTAATACTTTTAAACCCGGCATTCCGCATCCAGCCGTACACTTCGTAAACAATATTTTCAGGCTGGACGCGATTGACGCTTGTTTGAACCTGATTGTCAAGATCCTGAACGCCCAGGCTCATTCTGTTAAAGCCGCTCTCTTTTAACGCGGCAATATGATCCCGGGTTAATTCCCTGGGATCGACTTCACAGGCAATTTCCGCACCGGGAGCGATCAGGAACTCATTTTGTATGGATGAGAACAGATTTCGGATATCGGATGGCTGAAGAAAAGTGGGCGTGCCGCCTCCCCAATGGATCTGTTGCACTCTTTTTTTGGAAGGGGCCAATCCCGCAATAAGGGAAATTTCCTTTCTTAATAACGCCACGTATTCTGCCGCGTGACTGTAGCGCTTTGTTGCGAACATGTGACAGCCGCAGTAATAGCATAAGGAATCGCAAAACGGAATATGGAAATAGAGTGAAAGGTCCCGGTCGCTGTTCTGGTTTCGGCAGAGCTCTTCCCTCCATTCTTTTTCACCGAATAGATTTGAAAAATGGGGTGCGGTCGGATAGGAGGTATAGCGCGGTCCGGGTCTGCTATATTTCTTGAGTAAAAGATTTGTCAAAGTCATCGGATTGCAGGCGTAAGTCTGTCAAATAGTTTATCATGTCCTGTCCGAAAGATAAAAAGTTTTGTTAAAAATACAAAACCTAGATCACATAACGATTGTTTTGAAATACAGTCATGCCGTCAACATCGACACGATCTGCGGCGGCAAAGACGTCAACATGGAATCGATTGCTCTTGGGAAAACCGGGTTTGGTATAAATCGAATGTTTTCCCCCGAGTGAAAGGTGAATGCCACACATCCTTTCGTAGGCAGAGATATCACTG includes these proteins:
- a CDS encoding glucose 1-dehydrogenase, which gives rise to MRLKDKVALITGGGSGIGRETALLFSAEGASVVVVDKDAPGGNQTVALIKSSGGKAIFVQADVSKKAEAEEMVAKAEKAYQHLNILFNNAGIMHGNDDDAIKTEEEVWDLTMNINLKGVFLGCKFGIPALRRSGGGSIINTASFVAHLGAATPQVAYTASKGGVLSFTRELAVIHARENIRVNALCPGPLRTELLMKFLDTEEKKQRRLVHIPMGRFGEAREIAKAALFLASDESSYMTGTSFMVDGGITAAYVTPQ
- a CDS encoding aldehyde dehydrogenase family protein, whose amino-acid sequence is MKSSVLKVINPFDQKIVCELPWEEETTLNKKIGEAHQAWGQWRHLSLDERTKQVKIGLERFRSRSEAIAREITLQMGKPIAQSKREMETFFDRADYMISIAGKSLSPIVLPEKKGFHRRIEHLPLGVVFNIAAWNYPLLIPVNVIVPALLAGNTVVLKHSARTPLCGKAFETAFGELEIPGLVTNLVLTHQQTLSVIEDSRIHYVAFTGSVPGGSQIYRHSAKRFIDVGLELGGKDPAYVAEDTDLDFAVENIIDGACYNAGQSCCAVERVYVHHTLYEPFLIKAKKVLEAYQLGNPLEPGTTMGPLVSRSALELLENQVRDGITRGGRLIMGGKRLPDSEGNFFLPTLIADLPNRAELMQEESFGPIVPVMSVADDEEALKCMSDSRYGLTASVWTRDRERAEYFAQNLETGTLYQNRCDYLDPALPWTGMKDSGIAATLSEFGFYHLTKRKSIHFRER
- a CDS encoding PilZ domain-containing protein, with amino-acid sequence METTQEPIETKRKYPRVRQELPFSFRVVHPESEENWVSTKTNILGGGGISVISPVLLPVGALLHAKINHYARVIEFTAEIVWAEEVLIGESIQSRCGLRFTQISQDSLLSIHDIINNSQSRPFQQIHQNQIDQ
- a CDS encoding methylated-DNA--[protein]-cysteine S-methyltransferase — encoded protein: MSRVEFVRKKTTLNIEYGIHPTPLGQCLIALSDGKISFFSFIRKGDENYAIEEMKQDLDGSLFLESPEKTRLFKNRIFPSRKNIDPSPIELTVMGTPFQIKVWKELLRIPYGSQTSYQEIAKRVGFPRAARAVGNAIGQNRISYLIPCHRVIRKSGDPGKYRWGEDQKKKLLFLESRSIKS
- a CDS encoding AraC family ligand binding domain-containing protein: MTKRDGVAIYPNGVTLAKWPRKEEPTAENVAQEMKKYGYTVYDQQTVAPWFERSRHGHDEAEIRGAISGVITFHFDEFPVTLEAGDILMIPGGIPHEVISHNGSPFSAYKGSKSGERKVTEYANGVGSVEDLAARRASAKMK
- a CDS encoding HAD-IA family hydrolase — encoded protein: MNLIAIDLDGTLEDSRRDMISSVHRVRAGFSLSRRSDDRIAPWVNQGMERLYLNCFDDYLEKGIYPERMNIVRNAYELDYLGQVATETRLYPGISEALSGLSLVGRLVVVTNKPEKISKRLLKELKIDHWISGLVGGDTIGKIKPDPALLQEAARLAGYSSDSGISFMIGDTSGDIQMGRAFGAVTIWCAWGYSKNPGVAPHETATDPEQLKELVQKRTPKQIEAII
- the msrB gene encoding peptide-methionine (R)-S-oxide reductase MsrB; the encoded protein is MSDYQKSDEEWKAMLTPEQYRVLRKEGTEPPFKNSFHENKAKGNYHCAGCDLPLFSSETKFDSGTGWPSFWQPLEESAIETRTDWKLIYPRSEVHCRRCGGHQGHVFKDGPEPTGLRYCINSAALKFIPTGNDSK